The DNA segment CTCCGTGTCGTACTCGTACGTGCGTACGTCCCTTACGTCGTTACGCAGCCGCCAGCTTCGCTGCCGAGTCCGCGTCGACGCAGGCCTGGATCACCGCGTCGAGGTCGCCGTCCAGGACCTGGTCCAGGTTGTACGCCTTGAAGCCGACGCGGTGGTCCGAGATGCGATTCTCCGGGAAGTTGTAGGTGCGGATCTTCTCGGAGCGGTCGACGGTGCGGACCTGGCTGCGGCGGGCGTCGGCTGCTTCCTTCTCCGCTTCCTCCTGCGCCGCTGCGAGCAGCCTGGAGCGCAGGATACGCAGTGCCTGCTCCTTGTTCTGCAGCTGGCTCTTCTCGTTCTGGCAGGAGGCGACGACTCCGGTGGGAATGTGCGTGATGCGCACGGCGGAGTCGGTGGTGTTGACGGACTGGCCACCGGGCCCGGAGGACCGGTAGACGTCGATGCGGAGGTCGTTGGGGTTGATCTCGACGTCGACCTCCTCGGCCTCGGGCGTCACGAGCACACCGGCCGCCGACGTGTGGATACGGCCCTGCGACTCGGTCGCCGGCACACGCTGCACGCGGTGCACGCCGCCCTCGTACTTCATCCGGGCCCAGACACCCTGGCCGGGCTCGGTGGCGCCGTTCCCCCCCTTGGTCTTCACAGCGACCTGGACGTCCTTGTAGCCGCCGAGCTCGGACTCGGTCGAGTCGATGATCTCGGTCTTCCAGCCGACGCGCTCGGCGTACCGGAGGTACATGCGCAGCAGGTCGCCCGCGAACAGCGC comes from the Streptomyces sp. NBC_00443 genome and includes:
- the prfA gene encoding peptide chain release factor 1; the protein is MFEAVEELVTEHADLETKLADPSVHADQANARKLNKRYAELTPIVATYRSWKQTGDDIETAKEFAAADPDFAAEAKELDKQREELTEKLRLLLVPRDPSDDKDVILEIKAGAGGDESALFAGDLLRMYLRYAERVGWKTEIIDSTESELGGYKDVQVAVKTKGGNGATEPGQGVWARMKYEGGVHRVQRVPATESQGRIHTSAAGVLVTPEAEEVDVEINPNDLRIDVYRSSGPGGQSVNTTDSAVRITHIPTGVVASCQNEKSQLQNKEQALRILRSRLLAAAQEEAEKEAADARRSQVRTVDRSEKIRTYNFPENRISDHRVGFKAYNLDQVLDGDLDAVIQACVDADSAAKLAAA